The following nucleotide sequence is from Zea mays cultivar B73 chromosome 1, Zm-B73-REFERENCE-NAM-5.0, whole genome shotgun sequence.
GGCTTGACTGCCATGACAGCTCCGGATAGCCCCCAAGGATTCCAGAGGTTCGGAGGGCCCTCGGCGTCCTGAGGGCTCCGGAGGGCCCTTGGTATCCCAACAGCCACAGTCCCCCGAACATCCCAAGGATCCTAGAGGGCATCTGACCATCCAATGGCCATAGGGGGTCTTCAGATGTCCCAAGGGATATGGGGACCCGCGGACATTCGGCATGTACAACTCACATAAATGACCCGTATTTTAAGAGGTATCTAAAGGGGTAATTGAAAAAAAAACACAAGAGACGTATCTTGGTGAAGGAACATCTCTAGCACGGTTCTCTAAGCCTAATATACGGTTCCACCTGTGAGCGGATCCTCTGTAGTAACTTCCCGGGATGTACCCCCGCCGGGTCACTACGTGCGGGCCTTGCCGTGTCCCGCGCCCACACAACAGTGGCCAGGAAGTACTGCAGAGGATCCGGTTATAGTTCCACCCATACAACCCACATAAAAGAGCCGTGTTTTGAGGGTTCTAGTGAATAAGATACAAGTCTTAGATATATTGGGTTGTATGAAGGAGTTTATTAGGTGTATCTAGTGTTTGGAGAACCGCAGCATAGTATCTAGGTTGTATAAGAGACAGGGGGCTGACTGTCTCAACAGGGACGCAGGGCCCTGGACATCCCGATAGCCACAGGGCCCCTAAACGTCCTGAGGACCATTGGACCCTGAACGTATTTAATATGTGTCTAGTATTAGTTTGATTTAATTAGATAAAATATAAGCCATGCCCATATTAAATCTAACAAATGATATATCTGGCATTGAAGTAGTAAATTTGGATATTATATGTTCACACGGCCATCCTATCGCTTGTAGCTTTGAGGATTCATCATTCAGGGTTTCCTTGTGTATGTCATTACATTTACATCGGCATGTAGGTGTGGTTAGATCTCATTATCTATGTAGTGAAGACTACCAATAAAGCATACTTTGGTACCGTACAGCTCACAGAGACTCCTACCAAGGCTCGCAGCACAGTTTTAAGTGGGTTAATTCTGTCGTTCTCTACTCCAGGTGTATCCGACATATGTTCGCTCAACAGGGGTCGGGATCGCAACCGCCATCGGTAAGATCGGCGGGGTTATTTGCCCCCTCGTCGCCGTGGGCATGCTGCGGAGCTGCCATCAGATGGAAGCGGTGCTGGTGTTTGAGCTGGTGCTGTTCCTCGCTGGGGTCTCCTGCATCCTCTTCCCTGTGGAGACCAAGGGCCGAGAAATGGACTGAGCACGCACGGTGGTGGTAGCTCAGCACATTTGGGCATCCAGATGGGCTTGTGGTTCATCTTGATTCTGTATAAACACAACTCTACTACATCCGCGACAAGCTTAGCGGATATGCAAAGGGGTGTAAACAGGAGCTATAGTAATTACGAGAAAGAACTGGCAATGAGCAATATTTGTAACAGGATTATTGTTATAGAACTTCCTCATCATCAGTCAGGAGGTAAATAAATATGTGAAGTTAAATAGTAACCATGTGGTGGACAGTGATTATAAACGAGGATATTCTCGTGGTGCTGGATATGCCCAACGTCAATTCGTTGCGGGCAACACACAACCTAACGCGTGCCTCCAAACAGCTATCAATTAATTATCATTACTTGTACATGGTAATAAGGTTGTACGCGTGTCCCCCCAATCTCTATCAGCATCATACAATACAAGGTTGTCGTCTTCCTGAATTCGCTTTCAGTTGCGTGAGCCGCTTTGCTCGCCCCCACATCGCCACTAATGGCAGGTCGATCTGTAGCAGCGAACGAATGCAGTTGATTGGGAAGAAAGCTATGTATGAGAGGGATGGATTATGTCATAACCTAGTAATCTGCACAATGGTATATGATTGGGTTCTGTTTTAATTTGAATGTATGACATGATAGGAGTACGCTGAAAGCAACCAGCTGCTAATATAATAAGTACTGTAGAAGAGAacgaaaaggagatagcagaagtatTGGACATGTCCTGGATCCGGCAAAATTGCCAGCAGTAAATAAAAGTATATATTGTTGACCTTTATGTTGAAAATACCAAATTGTTTACCTGCTCTGGCAGATTGGACCAGATAGATATAGGTCTCTTTGATACGAAAGCTAATCATTAGTTACCTAAAATATAATTAGTCTAAATTAGCTTAGTATATCTAAAGAGAAGGACTAGGTGACCTAATTTTAGATAGATCTGACTAGTTAACCGTGAATAATTTGGGCTATTTTTTGAGCCCCAACTGCTAGTTAGCATATGTACTAATGTACGTACCAATCAGCCAATCAGGTGAAGCTGGTATACAGAACGTGTCACGCGTGGTCTCTTGCGTAGCCAAGTCAGGTGAGTCTAACAGCAAGAACAACAATAAGAAGACACCGCAAAATTTCCACATGTCACAGTCACGTCGGAATAATCTAAACTGCACTTGACGTCCTCGTGGCAGTAGGATTATTTTTTCCCATGCAATCGCCACGTCGGAATAGTCTCTTCTGTACGATAGATTGATGAACACAAACGTGCACAACTTGGTGCCATGACCCTCTAGCTTTGTCTTCCGCTACAGAAAAAGAACCTCGGGGGAAAACCCATCAAACTTAACCACTTAAGTCGATGAGCTTGTGCTAAGTTCATCGATTTACCAACGAATATAGTCGACCGCATGTTTTCAACGAACTTAATATATTAAGTTCATAGGGGGCGACAAACTTAATATATTGTATAAGTTCGTGGGGCCAACAAACTTAATAGGTTATGTTCGTGGGACCGACGGTCTTAAGGGCACCCACGAACTTAAGTCAAATTAAGGTAgtcggcacccacgttcttagtTGGAACCCACATGCTTAGTTTCACCCACGAACTTAAATTGGTTCTATTAAATGTTCTAGCTTAATGATCCCTAGTTCACCTTTATGCAGTAGTTGAGTGGATTCTGCTCTTTATGCTACTCTACTCCTTTTATGGGCTAAGGAAGGTGAGAGGGCTACATATCAACTGAGATGTGGGTCCTACTCAGTAGAGACCTAACAACTTCCATCTTGTCATGGTCGTTTAGCCAGTGATGATGGCTTATCTTTGGTTATGCCATAATGTTGGGGATGTCTTATAGCAGTGGCAAATATGGCCTATCATAGTCTCGAGTACTGAGTCCATGATGTCGAAGATGGAAATAAAGATGATGGCATGTAAGGGATAGTAGTCTAAGTATGGTGCTCCTATGCCCTTGCAATTAATAGTGTCATACCTTTAAGGGCCTTTTTGCCTTTAGAGAGGGACCCGATATATTTTTAGGTGTGTTGGGGCTTCTATACTTAGCCGAATCATGAAATCCTTTATTCTCTCGAAAGACATCAAGCCCTAGGAAGGCCTTAGAACCCGGGCACTAGGATTATCTGGAGGCCCATCAAGGCCTCATGCGGCCGAGAGAACTAAGCATGAAAGTGCCCTGAAGGCTAGAGTGTCCTTAAGGTTAGATGGTGGTGGCTTGAGCGTGGTGTGCCCTGACCTTAGCCAATAGCCAGAGGTGAGGCAAGTCCTTAGGCTATAAGGCTGTGGGGTCAGCAATTGTCGCCGCACAATAATTTCTTTTGTTGCAGTTCTCCGAAGGCATCTTGGAGGATAGCCATCCCCAAACACTGATAGTATTAGTACCGAGTTAAAGAGTTATCTTGGTGGGCAAGTTCAGATCTCCTTTGGATCAAAGGATAAATTTCTAAATCCTGCGTTTTTCATGTGTTTTTGAAATAATTCCCGTGAAATTCATGTATCATTCCTACGTTTCAAAGGAACCCTCAAGCACAAAGGTCCAACTCAGATGTTAGAGAACTTCCAAGAATCTTTCTAAAATTTGCTCTATAAATTATAATTTAGAGTCATTCGAGTAAAAATCGTTTTCTATATCTTTATACCATCCAACAACCTTAGGGAGTCATTATCCTTCTCTATTCTTGGCTAGCGAGAACTTGAAATTCAAAATAAATGTTGTCTGTATTTGAAGATTCCAATTAAGGCCATATTTGGTTTCACGGATTAGAGGCCTGGAACGATTCCTAGCTAAAttatttctctaatttatataagttttgatGAGCCGAAACGAATCGTAGTCCATTCCTAGATAAACGGACCGACTCTAAAGAGAGACTGAGAGTATTTTTTTTACTAAAATCACAATTTCTGTAAATTGTGAATAATATAAACAGTCATCTGAAGTTATTCCAAATATGTAAAATATAGAAGAGTATAAAAAAAGGAACCTATTGTTTTAGCTTTTCTACATACCTAGCTTACCAAAACAATTTTTTTACTGGAAAAATAACTTATCATTTTTGTTGTTTTCCATTTGTAGTGCGCGAGTAGCCAAGTATACCAACATGCTCACATAATACAACACGTGCATGAGTTTTATTTCCAAAAAAAAATTGCACGCGTGCTTTTATTAATTTTGTGAGGATGTCGGTCAGGGAGGATCTATGTAATACGATGTATATCAAGTGTTAAGTGTAGACAAAAGGAATATTTTTATATAAGAATATTATAAAAATAGTTATAAAAGCCGCGTGCAGTCGTGCAGATGGGAAATTGTCGCGTGCAGACGTGACGCGAGGAGCGCGGCGTGGACCCCAGCCGCCACCTGGCGAACGACGGCCACGCAACTCTTGCGACCACACGGGCATTTGGTCTCCTCCATTCGTTGAGTGCgcgcgcggcgcggcgcggcggcTTGCCATTACCCGTCCTCTCTCTTACCCCGTCGTCCTCTTCACCTGCAATTGAGCATTTGCTTGCTCCCCCTCCCCGACAAAAACCCCCTGTCCCGTCGAGCCTCGCATCCCTAGTTCCCTACAAGCAAGGAAGGAAACCCGGGCAACACGACACCGGCGGTGCCAGTGCCACGGAAAATTAGCCGGCTCCCTCCCCGACGTCCGGCGGCGGCCGAGCAACGGTTCGCTCCTTCACCCGCTCTTCTACTCCGCCCCCCGCCGTCCAGTGATCGTCGACCGTCCCGTCCGTTTCTAAGTCTCAGCTCTTCCATTGTGGCTGTTGGTTAAAAGTTCGTGGGCGCCCAGGATACCGCCTGTCTTGTCCTCAGGGGGATTGTTTTTACTGCTCTCATTAATATGGACCTCATGTTTATTCTATCTACCCCGCTTTTACATTTTGTGGGTCTTCGTTGCGTCAAGGAGCAGAAATTTTCTGGGAGGGAAAAAAAACTTCGTCGATCAACCGATCTCTGTGTTTTTATTAGTTGGCCATGGAAATCCTTacttgaaacttaaacttatatccCTTTCCGTGGCCCGTAAACTGTTAGTATTGTCTGTCGGTGAGCTCAAATGCTTCATTCTGAAAGAGAGATTTGATGTATACTGATCAGCAATCTCTAAATTCAATTTGGTGACACCGTATGAGTCATTTGGGCTCCAAAAACCTATCAGATGTTGTCTACTCCACAAGTTCACGACAGGATGCTTCGTTCTGACAGAATGACTTCTCTGGATCTGCAGGTGCTGGCTCCCAACATGGAGACATATACCACAGACGACGCGCTTACCATTATGGGGTTTGGAAAATTCCAAGCGCTTGTTCTTTTCTACGCTGGAATGGGCTGGGTTGCAGAAGCTATGGAGCTCATGCTCTTGTCGTTTCTCGGGCCATTCATACGAGAGGAGTGGAACGTCTCCCCAGAGAACGAGAGCCTCCTTTCGAGTGTTGTCTTTGCTGGCATGCTGCTAGGTGCCTGTGCTTGGGGCTTTGTTTCCGACAAATATGGACGGAGGTAAAAGATTTCCTGGTACAAACGCTCTCATGGTTTGGCTGCCAACTGCAAACCTTCCTGACCTTGAGTTTATCATAACCTCAAATTAAACACATCAATTCTTAAGGCTCAATCTACATGTTTCTGAATTCTGATATCCTGCTATCCAACTATGACATATGTGCTGATAGGATATTCTTCTTTGTAGGATTTTGAAGCATAAAGAAATGTGTGCTTGATATGATGTGATTATAACCGCAACTGCTTACCAAATTACAACATCAATGCTGAATAATGTAATTCAGTAACAAGTTACCAGCACATTTAAACCTAATGGCAAATTTGACAAAAAAAATGAAGGAATATGCAATGttttctctagcataaattctaCTTTCATGCAAGTACGTTTGGACCTTTTTACTACAAAAGCATCTATTTATCATCTCAAATTTGAGAACCAATGCAATTTTCATCTTTACAGCGGTATTGGTAGTGGTTTGCTCATGGCATCCGGCTGGACTAGATTTGCTTCGTCAGCAAACTAACTAGCCATGTCAGCAATCTACCTCATACAATGATTCACAAGGATTACAGGGTAAAAGCATAGATAATTTTCCTTCATTTCCTGTTTGTGTTCTCTCTGCTTTTTCTATATCTGAACGCCAAGGACGGATTCAGAACAACATTACAATATCACTTTGAGAACTATCTTGAAGATTTAGTTGTATAATGCTTTGGCTTGGAAATTGGGTACTACAAAACTAATTTTTGCAGAGGATCTAATCAGAACTTTCATGAAACTAGAAAGGGATAAGTTGGATATTTTCTTTTCTTCCAATGCCATTCCTTACTCTATTTCAACCTCCTCCTCTGTTTCAAGCATAAGTGAGATAAAACTTACATTTCCCCTATTTCAGGACTGGTTTAATATTTTCAACTCTATTTACTAGTGGAATGGGTTTTCTAAGCGCTTTATCTCCTAACTACTTATGCTTGGTGGCTCTTCGGTTTCTGGTTGGAGTAGGAGTGGGTGGCAGCCATGTGTTTATATCTTGGTTTTTGGAGTTTGTTCCTGCACAAAATCGTGGCACTTGGATGGTTATTTTCTCCCTTTTCTGGACTCTCGGCACGATCTTGGAAGCTTCACTTGCATGGGTAATGATAAGTTTTGTTCCTTTTAGATGCAATTCTTAGCATTCTAAATTGTTCCCAGTCACATGGTCATGATGTTTAACAAAATAGAATCCGAATGAAGAGTAAATTATAGTTATAATGCGTATATAGAACCAGAAAGAACCTTGAGTGCAGTTTCTGAAACCATGTGGAATGTGATTCAAGCATGTTTCTGAAACCATGTGCCTGTGCCAGAATACAATGCTTCGTGTCAAGCACATATGTCATAATGTGAGCACTCTGAATTCTTGAACTTTCTGCAGTAAGTTAAACTAGCCACAATGCAGTAAATCTTGAATTAGGAATCAGTTTAATGATGATTCTTGCTTATATTCTATTGGCTACTTTCTTTTCTGTTAGTTTTTTAGTATTTATACTTATATTTGTTGTTGTAGGTCGTATTGCCAGCATTGAATTGGAGGTGGCTGCTAGTCTTCACCGCCCTTCCATGCTTCCTCTTGCTTCCTTTCTTTGGACTAACACCTGAGTCTCCGCGCTACCTTTGTGCACAAAATAGAATGTCTGATGCCACATCTGTTCTAGAGAGAATGGCCAACGCAAACCAATCAGCTCTTCCCCCGGGAGTTCTCACGTACAATAGACAAACAAAATGTGACCACGACGTTCTCGCTCCCGAGAGTGAATGTCTTCTTCCTGTCAGAGAGAAGGAATGCACAGTTGACAATGCCAAGAGCTCCGAATCTGGCAGTCTTGCTGCACTGCGCATGCTATTATCGCGCGAACTGCTCAGATCAACTCTGCTTCTTTGGTTTGTTTTCTATGCAAATTCCTTTGCTTATTACGGGTTAGTATTGCTGACATCGCAGTTGAGTGATGCAAATAAAAGTTGTGCATCTGGTGTGTCTTTTGGTCTGcgccaaaaggaaatcaatctttaCAAAGACACTTTCATCACTAGTTTAGCAGGTATCGTTGAAAGCTCCCTTATTTTCTTTTTGCCTTCTGTTATGTCTCACTGTGGTATAACACTAACTTGTTGTCTCTACAGAAATCCCAGGTTTATTTTTGTCTGCTGTTCTTGTTGATTGGTTTGGTCGAAAAGCTTCGATGTGGTCTATGATGTTCGCATGCTGTGCTTTCCTTGGACCACTTGTACTTCAACAGACTGAGTTGTTGACAACTATTCTTCTATTTGGTGCCCGTGCATGTGCCATGGGGAGCTTTACAGTCTTGTGCCTTTATGCTCCAGAGGTTTGTATCAGGGTCTTATGGCGTATAATATTAGTTATATAACATGCTTAATTGATCTGTAAAACTGCCATCAATTAAGAATCATAGAACAGGTTCAATACCAGAGTATCCCATCCATTTGGAATTTTGGATCTACTCGTTCTACTTTACTGATCGCCTTTTTATGTGTGCCTATGGTTCTTTAGACTCTAAACATGCTTTGCCAGTTTCGTTGGTCAAGTTGTGTTGCAGTTGCAGCAGAGTATGCCTTCAGCTAATTCCCTTCTTTCTTTTCTAGGTGTATCCAACATTTGTCCGGTCAACCGGTGCAGGAATTGCGACCGCCATTGGTAGGATTGGTGGGGTTGTTTGCCCTCTCGTTGCTGTCGCCATGCTGCGGAGCTGCCATCAGATGGAAGCACTCATTGTGTTTGAGGTGATATTATGCCTTGCTGCAGTTGCCTGCATGTTCTTCCCTGTAGAGACCAAGGGCCGTGGAATGGACTGATGCAATATCAGGCTTCAGCATCTAGATGAGCTTGTAGTTCATCACTGTTTGTTTTATGCCATCATTATGTACAGAGAATATACATGTAACATGGTGTGGATAGTTCCTCAAAATATGTGCAGGACTTTCCAAATTTGTAAGACAGATTTTGTACTGAAAGACAGCTGGTTCTGTACTGCCAAAACACTGAAAGACAGAGTTGTATTACTCCTCAGCATTTCTTGCAAGCCAGAACCTTTTTGGCCAAAATACACGAGTTTTGCAGGTACTCCAGATCATTTTGTAATATGTATTAACGTCTTTGGATGAGCTCATAATAAGTTTATTAATTTTTTTCTTGAGGTAATGCTACTGCTCAAATATTCAGCGATGAACGTAGGGGTTCTAGATCCATTCATTTAGTTGCAAATGACGGACCGCTGATACCAAAAAAGCCAAGACAACCCAGCATTGCTTATAGTTAATAGGGGTAGGAAAATGATTGGAAATAACAGCAGTGATGTTTGGTCACAAACTTATGTAACTGAATTGACTACTGTGCTAAACTCAAACATTCATTATTCGATACGTATGTAGTTTTTCCCCACGAGGTGTGGAAATATGTACATACTGACCTTAGGCGGCGACAGGTCAAACACATTTAGCAGAATTGTTATCGGCCTGTCAAGATAGCGCAACTATATTTCTAAATGGTAGAGGTGCTGAAACAAGTTCTTTCAACTCTTTGTCAAAACCAGGGTCCAGGGGTACCAGAAGGGATCAGCTGTCGACTGAAAAAAAAAGAAACTGCATGATCAATTTAGTTTTGTAAACAGAAACATCAGAGAGAAGAAAGGAAAACAGCAAACGCGTACCTCAGTTGTCATATGCTGATGAACTCTGTTTAGTGGGGCTCACTATCAGCATCACCAGTTAGGGAAGGGAAGGACTTCAAAACCAGTTTTCTGCTGCTGCTGCCGATTGGGGACAATGCCGTACCAATCTGCAGGGAGGCAACCCTCTTCTTGTTCGGTGAAACAACCTTGACGCTGGTGGTGCAAGATGAACCCACTTCCTGGGTATCTGAAAAACCATTCCCGAGAACCATCTCAGCAGGGTTGTGCAAAACATCTTCGAGAGGTGAGAACAAAACATCCGATTTCATGGGAGGCCGAGGGTTGTGCAGTCCATAAGAGCACCCAGCAGTTGGCGGTGGCAGTTTGGAGCATGTAGATGGAAGCAGGAAGGGAGATCTGAAAGAGAACCCAAAATGTCAAGCGTGTGGAGTTCTGTAAGGGAGGCAAGAATCATGCACAAATGATACAAACCTGTAAGTCTCAAGCAGAGGTGTCACGAGTGGATTCTCATACGCTGGAATATCACCAGATTGGCTAACCACATGGTGTTTGCCAAACGCAAGTTTGTCTTCCTCCCCATGAGTGCCTTTTGCTTTGCCCCCTTTCTCCAGTTTTTCAGTAGTTAACAACAGCACACCTGCAAGGGAAAAAAAGAACAGTAAAACCTGCCGAGTGAGAATGATACAACATCAAAAGGTTATATTGTACGCCTATCTTATCTTCAGCAGTTTTCACATCTCATTCCCTATCTCATCTTCTatttcaaacttcattttacaaaCAATGTTATTTACAGTATAAAACAATATTTTGCATAGCCATATACACGATCTGATGTACACAGCCTAAAGTTAGCTCAGCCAAAACAGATTAATTGTGGAGGCAAGTATGTTCCGGAGAATATCTATATTATGTTGGTTGCAAAGTACATGTACATATATAGTGGTAGGGAAACATTGATTTATAGTGGAGCCAATCAAGGATCCTTGTCATAGCATACTACAGCCAGAAAGGAAAGTGCATCTGCATACCTAATCATAGCAATAATCTCATTGCTAACAAATTACATTTTTATAAAGAAAAAAAGGTATCGAGAATGGATCAAACTCACCCTCTCTTTTTCCAAAAGAGTTCTTACAACTCATGCATCGGCAACTTATGCAGCACCCTACACCACTCTTATGACACAAAATAACATTATAAATTAAATAAGCACATGAATGGGTCAATTTATTAACAAAGTTAGTATTGAGGGAAAAGAATCACACAGTTACAATAGCATAGGAAATATCTGGCCAAGTGAAGGTGGGGTACAGAAGGGCACCAGCCAAATTCCTTAAGGCAGTGGGGTCGTCGACAGGAGCACTGTCAGCCGAGATCTTGTCCTGAGTATCAACCGGGGTGGAACAAGGCTTGCAGTCAGTCATCCCAGCACGACCCAGAATATCCCGAGTGTAGTGGCGTTGTTGGAGGAAGAGACCAGTAGTCCGCTGCTCGACGGTAATATCCAAGAAGTGGTGAAGCTGACTGAGACCCTTCATCGCAAATTCCCGTTGTAAGGTAGCAATGGTCCGGTGCAGGAGAGCAGAGCTAGAGGCCATATGGACAATGTCATCCACATATAGTAGCAGCTACATAACATCCGTTCCCTGGTGGTAGATGAACAGAGAGGTGTCTGACTGGGCCTCAACAAACCCCAGAGAAAGCAAAAAGGTGGCAAATCTATTGTACCAAGCCAGAAGCACCCGCTTAAACCCATACAAGGACTTGTTCTGGCGGCAAACCAGATCTGGGTGAGCTGGATCCACAAAACCAATAGGCCGACTGCAGTACACTGTCTCTATCAGGGTACCATGGAGGAAGGCGTTATTGACATCCAGCTGGTGAACTAGCCAAGATCACGAGACAGCAAGAGCCAGGACTGTGTGAATAGTCGCCGGTTCACCGCGCGCTGAAGGTCTCATCGTAGTCAACACCCGATCGCTGAGTGAAACCCCGAAGAACCCATCTAGCCTTGTACCGCTCTAAGGAGCCATCCGCCTGCTTCTTATGAGTGAAGATCCACTTGTCGGTGATGATGTTACCGTAGGTGGGACACGACACCATGTCCCAACTGTGGATGGCGAGAAGCGCCTCGTACTCCTTCCTAGCACACCACCAGTGAGGATCGACAAGCGTGCCATGGACAGAGGATAGTACGGGGGAGAcgatcgcaaaggtgaacgactcGGGGATGGTCGTCGAGAGAGTCAGGCGGTCCATGGGACAAAGCGTCCCAACGCCCCAGCATGTCACCATCAGGTGAACGTGGCGAGGGTCTCGATGGAGCAGGGAAGGTGGTGCACCGACGACTTCACGAGAGAGATGGTTGGTGCACCCTCAATGGCATGACTCTGGTAGACGTGCATGGGCTCGGTGAAGCAGCACGATGCCGATGGAGAAGGTGGAGCAGTCGAAGGAGGTGGTGGCTCGACCCGCAAGCGTGGATGGTAGACGCACGCAAAGCGAGTGAGGGTGGGGAGTGCCGCATCTGTGCACGGCACAGCAGAGGGATCCACAGCCACATGTGGCGCAACTGGGGAGTCTAGAGCCGCAGGAGGCGCAACAA
It contains:
- the LOC100125647 gene encoding major facilitator superfamily protein isoform X1, which translates into the protein METYTTDDALTIMGFGKFQALVLFYAGMGWVAEAMELMLLSFLGPFIREEWNVSPENESLLSSVVFAGMLLGACAWGFVSDKYGRRTGLIFSTLFTSGMGFLSALSPNYLCLVALRFLVGVGVGGSHVFISWFLEFVPAQNRGTWMVIFSLFWTLGTILEASLAWVVLPALNWRWLLVFTALPCFLLLPFFGLTPESPRYLCAQNRMSDATSVLERMANANQSALPPGVLTYNRQTKCDHDVLAPESECLLPVREKECTVDNAKSSESGSLAALRMLLSRELLRSTLLLWFVFYANSFAYYGLVLLTSQLSDANKSCASGVSFGLRQKEINLYKDTFITSLAEIPGLFLSAVLVDWFGRKASMWSMMFACCAFLGPLVLQQTELLTTILLFGARACAMGSFTVLCLYAPEVYPTFVRSTGAGIATAIGRIGGVVCPLVAVAMLRSCHQMEALIVFEVILCLAAVACMFFPVETKGRGMD